The Streptomyces sp. NBC_00162 sequence CGTGACACCGGTCCGCCTGGCCACCTCGTCGGCGATCACCCGGGCGACGTCGAGGTGCTGCTTGACGTACGCGCCGCCCTCGCCGCCCCCGGTGTGGTCCTCGACGGGCCCGGAGGTGTCGGCGGCGGCGGTCGGGATGGAGTGGGTGGTGAAGGCCAGCCGGGCGCCCGGCCGGGTCTCCTCGGGCAGCGCGTCCAGCGCGGCGATCACCCCGTCGATCATGGGCTCCACGAAGCCGGGGTGGTTGAAGTAGTGCCGCAGCTTGTCCACGCGCGGCAGTTCCAGGCCCTCGGCGGCCAGGGTGGCCAGCGCGTCGGCGAGGTTCTCGCGGTACTGCCGGCAGCCCGAGTACGAGGCGTACGCGCTGGTCGCGAGCACCGCGATCCGGCGGCGCCCGTCGGCAGCCATCTCGCGCATCACGTCGGTCAGGTAAGGAGCCCAGTTCCGGTTGCCCCAGTAGACCGGGAGGTCCAGCCCGTGCTCGGCGAAGTCCTTGCGCAGCGCGTCCAGCAGCGCGCGGTTCTGCGCGTTGATCGGGCTGACCCCGCCGAAGCCGAAGTAGTGCTGTCCGACCTCCTTGAGCCGCTCGCGCGGGATCCCGCGCCCGCGCGTGACGTTCTCCAGGAACGGCACGACGTCGTCGGGTCCCTCGGGCCCCCCGAAGGAGAGCAGCAGGAGGGCGTCGTACGGGGCGGCGAGGCCTTCGGCCCTGGGCTGGGCGGCGGCGCGGAGCTGGTCTGACATGCGTCGAATCCTGCCACCCGGCTTCCGCGCGCGGGAATCGGCCCGGCCGGGGAGGACGCCCCCACCACAGGTAAGGTAACCCTAAGTTTCCAGGTCGGGAAGCTTCCCCGTGCGGGCGCCTCATCGGCAGTCGTAACCTGTATGGGCCGATGACGTCCCTTACGGAGGGCCCTTGCCCAGTCCCTATCGCGCCA is a genomic window containing:
- a CDS encoding ferrochelatase, which translates into the protein MSDQLRAAAQPRAEGLAAPYDALLLLSFGGPEGPDDVVPFLENVTRGRGIPRERLKEVGQHYFGFGGVSPINAQNRALLDALRKDFAEHGLDLPVYWGNRNWAPYLTDVMREMAADGRRRIAVLATSAYASYSGCRQYRENLADALATLAAEGLELPRVDKLRHYFNHPGFVEPMIDGVIAALDALPEETRPGARLAFTTHSIPTAAADTSGPVEDHTGGGEGGAYVKQHLDVARVIADEVARRTGVTRPWQLVYQSRSGAPHIPWLEPDICDHLEALHEAGAPAVVMVPIGFVSDHMEVLYDLDTEATAKAAELGLPVARSATVGADPAFAGAVRELVLERAAKERGEQAGECWVGTLGQSHDLCAVGCCPARAPRPAAAGADSPYA